The genome window gctggatgAACTCACTGCTGAAGGAGGCCGTCTTCAGATGGTAAGGTGGTGTCTGTGTTTTCTGCAGGGCCTGATTCAGCTGACGCACCACCCTCCTCACATGCTCTCTCGGGAGCTGGAGAActgtaacacacatacacacacacacacacacacgcacacacacacacacacacagacacacacacacacacacacacacaaacacacacacacacattacacacacacacacacacacacacacacacacacacacaaacacacacacacacacattacacacacacacacacacacagacgcacacacacacacagacacagacacacaaacacacacacacacacacacacacacacacacacactgtaatttGACTGTCTACTGCAATTCATTTCCATATCACATAATGTCTTATAGTATTACAAAGCATACTTACCCACTGAAACACACTTACTGActaaaacaaatacacaaatgctTCAGCATACATTAGACATCACAATCACGTGGCATACACGTTGGCTCACATGCTGATAGACAGttgacacatttaacacacaTGTAGGATTCTTGGCTGCCCTGTTTGTCTAGAGGCTGTGCTAGAAGTGTTCCCATCAGTGCGCTGGActgggcgcacacacacccagctgCTAACCCACCTGCTTGTTCGTTTTTTGCATTTGAGGATGTACACGATCGTTACAACAGTTTGAAGAACAAGGAAGAAAGCTGCAGCAATCGCTCCGATCTTCCAAGCCTCATAGCCCAGAGAGGTGTCCTCTACAGAAGGAAACACAGTCAGAGacattttaaacacacattttgcacaatttcaagGAGACGTAGGTCCTCTCTGAACTGGTTATGTTACAAGACATTATTTGTCAAACCTTATGTTCATCCAAAGGTTGATGTTTCAGGATTCTATTTTCAGTGACGGGTCAAAGCATGAAGACAACACCTCGTTATGTAGGGTTTTTGTAGGGTGACAGTTTGTAAGGGATGTTTTTGTAGATGAGTAGTTTTATGACATCGTGAAATGTACAGAAATCTGGGGAACTCTCTTGGGTGCCTTTAAATTTCTGGAACATTGCTCAACTAATCGGATCCCCAAACTGAAGGGCAGCAGATGAACACCTTTCTACAGCCCAGCAGCACACTCTGTAAACCACTGACTCAATCCTGACATTTCATTAGTCGATATAAGGCCATCTGTTGATGTACACAGACACCTGTCTACAACTCACTAGTCATCCATCCATTCAATAGGCAGTTTTGTGGTTTCAGTTGAACACCCACACAAATATCATAACTGATTTTATTACCAGTCCATAAATAATACCAAAGGCAGGACAGGACCAGACAGGTAGCCAAACTGACCATGCACCATTAGGGATTGCTTCCAGTCATTGCATAGTTAGACCTCAGGTTCATTTTGTTACCATTGGACCAGCCTTTAATCATGCATGGATCAGTATGGGAGAGATTACAGAAACAGTATCTTTGGACTTGGTCAATTTACCCATTCTGGCTCCTGCATCAATTGCTAGCATTGCTATGACTATTTGTATTTATTGCTTCAGGTTGCTGTAGGACACAGCCATTGTTTTATCTACATTTCAAACAAATGCTTCGTTTCAATGTCATTGACCTGAACTACCCCACCTGGTCGCTGATGGATCCACTCCTCAGAATAGATCTGTGATTCTTTTTGCAAAGAAAGTTTCCGGACTATAAAAGCTAAGCTGAGTGCAATAGGTGGCGGTAGCTAGGCTGGGAGAGGACTGACAAACTCGTTAGCATTTTATCAGTGCcagctgtttttctttttattgttaCCTAGTTATCTGAATATAAAGTCAGAAACCTGTTAGGCCCTCAGAGGacttatgtttgtgttttggggggggggggggtgttggttgGTGATCTATATTGTGATTGTACCTTTAGGTTCAGCTGACTCTAACAGCACATTCACGTCCCCCTCCACTGCGTCATCttcaccctcctcttcctcctcctcctcctcctcctcctcatctcctcccagGGGTGTTGCAGGCAGCTCCTCCAGGCTCTCCACCAGAGTGGGCGCCGCCTCAACCACCTCTGGGCCCACCAGCCTTACGTCCTCGGACGTAATCAGCCTGTCCACAACGTTGGTCTCCTCGGCGACCTCCCGGGCCAGTGTGTTGTCTTCAGGGGCCGCTGCTGGGCCCACTGGCTCAGCGCTCTCCGTGGTGACCAGCCCTGATGGAGTGAGAGTAAGTGGGGGGAAAGTATTTAGCAGGTGGGTGAATATTATACCGCAAAGCTGAGAGAAAAGCTTGGAGGGGACATATGGAATGTAAAAGAAACCCCCTCCCATGTCCACGCTGAACTCACTGGGGTGTGACTCTCAAGCCTGCTAAGCTAATGTCAGCCGCAGGTCCCAGGCACCACGGCTTGACCTGAgtttgagtaggtgtgtgtgtgtgtgtgtgtgtgtggggtccacccccaccctcagcGCAGACCGCAGCAGCAGATGCAGCACTACCGTGGAGGTCTGACTGCGTAAGCTAGCCGAGTACATTCAGTATGTGAACAGCATGTTCAAACCAGTTGGTTTTAAAAAGAACAAAGGGAACTAGAATCCTCTCACAGAACTCTCAAGATGAAACACTGTTAGATATAATGTATTCATTTGTCAGGTGTTGCAGACAAGATGAATCTACTCTATCTGAAACCCTATCACAAAAACTAAGCCTATCACAAAAAAGAGAGTTGTCAGTGCATGATCTTGTGATGTCtgatgcgtgtgtatgtattaacatgtatatgtgtgtgcttgtacgtgtgtgcgtgtgtgtgtgtgcgtgtgtgtgtgtgcgtgtgtgcgtgtgcgtgtgtacgtgtgcgtgtgtgcgtgtgtgtgtgtgcgtgtgtgtgtgtgcgtgtgtgtgtgtgtgtgtgtgcatgtacatcaTCATGTGAGGAGCCCTGTGTGCCTGCTTTTCTGTGGTTTATGGCGACTTTGCAGGAGCTGCAGTGGGCTAAGCCCTGAGGGAGCTACTCTTCAGTGGAAGTGGGTCAGGCGTACAAGACAGAGAGCCCTGTGCTTTATCACAGGGGTGAATGACAGGGCTGGGGCCGTATATTCAGCTGGGTGGATGAAGAAGACACTCACTGTCTTCACTGGATTAACCAGAAACTCTATAAAAGGGACATACATCTTGAGTGAATCCTGCAGAGGTGAATGGAGAATTGTCCTCAACTTTCCAGTTCTTACTGATGATATCTACATAAACGTATCAACTATCTGTACAAAACGCAATACAAACTTGCGTCGTGTGTGTTAATGAGAGGGTGTCAAGCGATAAGGAGGAGGTGTGCAGTGATGGTGGGAGTATAATGTCTGTATCACTGCACTGCACCATCACTGCTTCTCTGGGCTTTGCTTCTGTCTTGTGAGAGTTAAGAGCccatggtggtgtgtggtgtcatGTCAGGCACATTTACCTTCATCGTCTGATTCACTGGTGTCTGTGGTCTCCTGtgccgtctcctcctcctcctcctcctcctcctcctcagatgGCACAGCAACCACCACTgcacctccctcctcctcctgctccttctcAGATGGCACAGCAACCACCACTgcacctccctccatctcctcctccgtcCCCTCCACTatgtctccctctccttcctcctccactGTCTTTTCTTtcggctcctctcctccctccactcctcctatCTCACCCAGGACTGACACCACTTCAGctgcttcctcctccacctcctcctccacctcctcctccacctcccctcctgcctctcctccctccactgGAGCTGCCTCCTCCACTGCAGAGTCCTCCTCACCCACAGCAGCCACCTGGGTCTCCTCCAGGCCTGCGGCctctggctctgctcctgcctccGCCTCTCCCTCTGTAGCCTCCCCTTCTCCGCCCTCCTCACCTGCAGCAGCTACAGCTGCAGCCTCCACTGCTGCGGCCTCCACCACCTCTGCCACAGCCTCCTGCTCTGATGCTGCCCCCACCTCCACTCCATCTTCCTCCTGTAGTACTCCCTGAGTGACCTCCTCTCCCTCAGTGGTGGctgccacctcctcctccctgcctGCTTGCTCCTTCTTCTCCACCCCAGCGGCTGGCTCTGCTTCCTCCTGCTCCGGAGTGGCCTCTACAGCAGAGGCAGGCAGCGTCTCCTCAGCAGCCTCGGGTGCAGCCTCGGCAGCCTCAGAGGCAGCCTCTTCCAGCACCTCCTCCTGCTGTGGCGGCACCTCCTCTGTCTCGGCCTCACTCGCTGGCTCCTCCGCCGTCACCTGGGCCTCTGGCTGGTCCTCGTCCGTGGCGGCCTCCACCACTGAGTCCTCCAGCACGGCCTCGGCCTCGGGCTCTGCAGGCAACTCCGTGTCTGTGGGGACGTGCTCGGCCTGCTCAAAAGCAGCCTTCGCGGCCTCCTCCACGGCCACCAGGCTGGGCGCTTCAGCCAGCGTCTCTTGCAGGACGGGGGAGTCTGTAGACGGTGCTGCCATGCCCATGCCACATGGTGAGAAGAGAGAAAGCTCTTTAAGAGTGACTTGTTACAGTAGATCAACCACAGCACATTTCCCTGTGCATTCCTAGCCAGCACAAACACATCGTTCACCAGGTAACTTCATCAGGGCATTCAGTGACCACTCAGCTGGACTCAACACACCCGCTACCCACAGCTGGGCCATGCCACCTGCCCTAAACCACTAAACTCACTCATGCCTCACTCATGCCTTGCTGTGTGCACTCACAGTTATGTTTATACTATAGTAATGTTTCAGCAAAACACAATGGAATAACAATCAGTCATACAGATCAGCAACCTGCAGCCAGCAAACTGGTTTATAATAGTATTTACAaccaaaatatataaaaaatatatatgattTCAATGTTTTTAATTAGTGTAGTCTGAAGATTCCACATAAATCAACAGTTGCCAACTACAAATAAACTCCTATGCAAATAAAATCAGACAGTGATAGCAACAAAATAGATGCACCTTACCTTGAGCCCAGCAGAGCTGAGCAAGAGTGAGAAGCACAATCCATCCTTTAAGCAAGCATGAGTCCAT of Alosa sapidissima isolate fAloSap1 chromosome 1, fAloSap1.pri, whole genome shotgun sequence contains these proteins:
- the si:dkeyp-118a3.2 gene encoding uncharacterized abhydrolase domain-containing protein DDB_G0269086; translated protein: MDSCLLKGWIVLLTLAQLCWAQAPSTDSPVLQETLAEAPSLVAVEEAAKAAFEQAEHVPTDTELPAEPEAEAVLEDSVVEAATDEDQPEAQVTAEEPASEAETEEVPPQQEEVLEEAASEAAEAAPEAAEETLPASAVEATPEQEEAEPAAGVEKKEQAGREEEVAATTEGEEVTQGVLQEEDGVEVGAASEQEAVAEVVEAAAVEAAAVAAAGEEGGEGEATEGEAEAGAEPEAAGLEETQVAAVGEEDSAVEEAAPIGGVEGGEEPKEKTVEEEGEGDIVEGTEEEMEGGAVVVAVPSEKEQEEEGGAVVVAVPSEEEEEEEEEETAQETTDTSESDDEGLVTTESAEPVGPAAAPEDNTLAREVAEETNVVDRLITSEDVRLVGPEVVEAAPTLVESLEELPATPLGGDEEEEEEEEEEEGEDDAVEGDVNVLLESAEPKEDTSLGYEAWKIGAIAAAFFLVLQTVVTIVYILKCKKRTSSSPAPERACEEGGASAESGPAENTDTTLPSEDGLLQQNTVSDASDLKQAQQEVTMTDIKLNSTEESRSSEESSHDVRTSVL